In one window of Gudongella oleilytica DNA:
- a CDS encoding ATP-binding protein has protein sequence MLIREIDIRAFGKLRDKRISLEEGLNVIYGLNESGKTTIHSFIGGMLYGFLKPGVKSAIYNPEHSKYTPWVGEAYGGRLTLIKDGVGYIIDRSFVKGREMTRIIDEATGEDVTSQMRLGPSGRIAQPGYQFIGVSSSIFYNTIYVGQRAIDTDSRLSEEIREKMINAAATGHDSISVEKALKLLDRKSADIGTNRTSRTWFGQLSRRLADIEERLNELNEIKNRYDSASIQRQELSTMLDHKVDRYNYLISLADQINAIRRRDKRAKIDSIVRDIKELELKCLDIESYSVLVEDDLEECYRLESDIRLSKDRISGFDEQWGNLQDQLLRLSDNKERTEELKQIIEDGHKAERLESSAGYATREAVEYEVKSIEVKKRNTSIFLTVAACIYIIGSGVLLQTRNFSLLLFIQLFLIVGLLLYFSTKKSAKSIAELREKLQYIVDLEAIVSENGKSTLKDFWQEFESAKLEISSLELNRLRRMELEESMLAIEERRKQELTELSMLEKQLAGILRDNRVSDTLEFKTGLRNKALHSKLKAEISNKQIQLKGLEGEIALLPKESEEATSLDNEKLPLDFDEEGVLKELSELDEELKNLRMAIKELDGRIIAYEESLGDKIEMEEERDLCMQKLSELEIEKKAIDLATSKIKSISAEMHRDFAPVLNKEVSEAIRILTAGTYNTAKIDKMLSARVMDDSTGKLLNLDDLSGGTADQLYLALRIGMLKSLVPRNTPLFFDECFQQYDSKRLEASLSLIIEEARERQILLFTSHEREMYLLDKLGKSYNLIELN, from the coding sequence ATGCTGATAAGAGAGATTGACATTAGAGCCTTTGGGAAGCTTAGGGATAAAAGGATTAGCCTTGAGGAAGGTTTAAACGTCATTTATGGTCTCAATGAAAGCGGTAAGACCACCATCCATAGCTTCATTGGAGGTATGCTTTACGGGTTCCTGAAACCGGGAGTCAAGTCTGCCATATATAATCCGGAGCATTCAAAATACACTCCGTGGGTCGGAGAAGCCTATGGCGGCAGATTGACTCTGATCAAGGATGGGGTTGGATACATAATCGATCGTAGTTTTGTAAAGGGCAGAGAAATGACGCGGATAATCGATGAAGCTACTGGCGAGGATGTTACCTCGCAAATGAGGCTGGGACCGTCTGGAAGAATAGCACAGCCGGGCTATCAATTTATCGGAGTCAGCAGCAGCATATTTTACAATACGATTTATGTTGGACAAAGGGCAATTGATACAGATTCAAGGCTCTCAGAGGAAATAAGGGAAAAAATGATCAACGCAGCCGCAACAGGACATGATTCAATCTCGGTGGAGAAAGCCTTAAAGCTTCTGGATAGGAAATCAGCTGATATTGGAACCAATAGAACCTCAAGGACCTGGTTCGGTCAGCTTTCCAGAAGACTGGCTGATATTGAAGAACGGCTTAACGAGCTCAATGAGATCAAGAACCGCTATGATTCAGCCTCCATCCAGAGACAGGAGCTTTCAACAATGCTGGATCATAAGGTAGATAGATATAATTACCTGATATCACTGGCAGATCAGATCAATGCTATAAGGAGAAGGGATAAGAGGGCTAAAATTGATTCAATCGTCAGGGATATAAAGGAACTTGAGCTCAAATGCTTGGATATAGAGTCCTATAGTGTTCTTGTTGAGGACGATCTTGAGGAATGCTATCGCCTCGAATCTGACATCAGATTATCCAAGGACAGGATATCCGGGTTTGATGAACAATGGGGTAATTTACAGGATCAATTATTAAGGTTGTCTGATAACAAAGAAAGAACAGAAGAGCTGAAGCAGATCATCGAGGATGGGCACAAAGCTGAACGTCTTGAATCATCTGCCGGTTATGCCACGAGGGAAGCAGTTGAGTATGAAGTAAAAAGTATTGAGGTAAAAAAACGAAACACTTCAATATTTTTGACAGTAGCAGCGTGTATTTACATCATTGGAAGTGGAGTGCTGCTTCAGACAAGGAATTTTTCTTTGCTACTCTTCATCCAACTGTTCCTCATAGTTGGCCTGCTCCTTTATTTTTCAACGAAAAAATCAGCAAAGTCTATTGCTGAACTGAGGGAGAAACTGCAATATATTGTTGATCTTGAAGCAATCGTTTCTGAGAACGGCAAGAGCACATTAAAGGATTTCTGGCAAGAATTCGAAAGTGCAAAGCTCGAAATTTCATCTTTAGAGTTAAACAGACTAAGAAGGATGGAGCTTGAGGAATCTATGCTGGCAATCGAAGAAAGACGGAAACAGGAGCTTACAGAACTGTCGATGCTGGAGAAACAACTTGCAGGGATATTACGGGATAACAGGGTTTCTGATACACTTGAGTTTAAGACTGGTTTAAGAAACAAGGCATTGCACAGCAAATTGAAGGCAGAAATTTCCAACAAACAGATACAGCTTAAGGGACTTGAGGGAGAAATCGCCTTGCTTCCAAAAGAAAGTGAAGAAGCAACAAGTCTGGACAATGAAAAGCTTCCCTTGGACTTTGACGAGGAGGGTGTTCTGAAGGAGTTGTCTGAACTTGATGAGGAGCTTAAAAATCTGCGGATGGCCATTAAGGAGTTGGATGGAAGGATAATCGCGTATGAGGAGAGCCTGGGGGATAAAATTGAGATGGAGGAGGAAAGAGATCTTTGCATGCAAAAGCTCTCCGAACTTGAAATAGAGAAAAAAGCCATTGATCTTGCAACCTCGAAAATAAAGAGCATATCTGCCGAAATGCATAGAGATTTTGCTCCAGTCCTAAACAAAGAGGTAAGTGAAGCTATTAGAATACTGACTGCAGGGACCTACAATACTGCAAAAATTGATAAAATGCTTAGTGCAAGGGTTATGGATGATTCAACAGGCAAGCTTCTCAACCTTGACGATCTAAGTGGAGGGACTGCTGATCAACTATATCTTGCTTTAAGGATTGGGATGCTAAAGAGCTTAGTCCCAAGGAATACCCCTTTATTTTTTGATGAATGCTTTCAACAATACGATTCAAAAAGGCTTGAGGCTTCATTATCTTTGATTATTGAGGAAGCAAGAGAAAGACAGATACTGCTCTTTACCAGCCATGAAAGAGAAATGTATTTGCTCGATAAGCTTGGTAAAAGTTATAATCTAATTGAACTTAATTAA
- a CDS encoding metallophosphoesterase family protein, producing MIRFIHTGDIHLGLRFTNTSFGPEKGRKRREELWSSFQRLVSYAVEENIDLFLISGDLLEEDNFTQRDIARLSNILSSAEGVRFFIIAGNHDMLSSDSILSRWSFSDNVTVFKGKEVETKRLDDIGVAVHGVSWIKSMDTSDFISGIRVVDGCHNILMLHGDVMSTSKYMVLEKKNLESLKMDYIALGHIHKPMFIAHNIAYCGSLEGLDFGEPGRRGFILGEIGETNSFNFTPFSTREFHLHHIQLSGDMTHSDIYGTAKDIVTGAGKDDFHRILLSGHSPRHFNVEALYDQLEKDCYHIEIQDKSSPDINLDELLEMNEGNIIGSFIKSFTEEDIATDVGRRALYLGLEALLEGGSSDADKRD from the coding sequence ATGATTAGATTTATCCATACTGGCGATATACATCTTGGACTGAGATTCACAAATACCTCCTTCGGACCAGAAAAAGGCAGGAAGAGAAGAGAAGAGCTGTGGAGCTCATTCCAGAGGCTTGTTTCATATGCTGTTGAAGAAAACATAGATTTATTCCTTATTTCAGGTGATTTGCTTGAGGAAGACAATTTTACACAGAGAGATATTGCAAGGCTTTCAAATATTCTTAGTTCCGCTGAAGGTGTTAGGTTTTTCATTATTGCAGGGAACCACGATATGTTATCCTCAGATTCAATACTATCCAGGTGGAGCTTCAGCGATAATGTCACAGTATTCAAGGGAAAGGAAGTTGAAACAAAAAGATTGGATGATATAGGCGTTGCGGTGCACGGCGTAAGCTGGATCAAATCTATGGATACGTCTGATTTCATCAGTGGTATAAGGGTGGTCGATGGCTGCCATAATATTCTCATGCTGCATGGCGATGTTATGAGTACAAGTAAGTATATGGTACTTGAGAAGAAAAATCTGGAGTCCTTGAAAATGGACTATATTGCACTTGGACACATACATAAGCCAATGTTTATAGCCCATAATATTGCCTACTGCGGCTCGCTTGAGGGTCTGGACTTTGGTGAGCCAGGGAGAAGAGGGTTTATTCTTGGGGAAATCGGAGAAACCAATAGCTTTAATTTTACACCATTTAGCACAAGGGAATTTCATCTGCACCATATCCAATTAAGTGGTGATATGACCCATAGTGATATTTATGGGACTGCAAAAGACATTGTGACTGGGGCAGGGAAAGACGATTTTCATCGAATCCTGTTATCTGGGCATTCACCCAGGCATTTTAATGTTGAGGCATTATATGATCAGCTTGAAAAGGATTGCTACCATATAGAGATCCAGGATAAATCGAGTCCTGATATAAATTTGGATGAACTTCTGGAAATGAATGAAGGGAATATAATAGGTTCATTCATAAAATCATTCACTGAAGAGGATATTGCAACTGATGTAGGAAGAAGAGCTCTTTACTTGGGACTTGAGGCTCTTTTGGAAGGAGGATCTTCTGATGCTGATAAGAGAGATTGA
- a CDS encoding 1-phosphofructokinase family hexose kinase — protein MILSVDLNPVLRKRIKVPFRKDHPGALTPERIDIFPGGEGIELALMLRIMNEDALVCGISGGYTGKVVRDFLDGSGIEHDFVEIRESTGEQLFIHYSDGQTLISEIRPRLSKDEAAVYLRHFKENLNTCEITCITGTVPNNLPDGMLEEMLIMSRQFGRRSLAALKGRDAAQAVKGSPYLMALDLASLENITHLKLEYDSEIIKACRYLLDKDIEYVFVDLREKGALVLSDEKGYRVDIPSIGREHCNTNYGYLLAGVALGMIRGYDEETIFRLGSAASLIHCFIRSGEVDMSDIKGLMNKLEVRTFRNI, from the coding sequence GTGATATTATCTGTAGATTTAAATCCTGTTTTAAGGAAAAGAATCAAAGTTCCATTTAGGAAGGACCATCCAGGAGCTTTAACTCCTGAAAGAATAGATATATTTCCTGGAGGTGAAGGTATCGAGCTTGCACTGATGCTGAGAATAATGAATGAGGATGCATTGGTTTGCGGAATCTCCGGAGGATATACCGGAAAGGTTGTCAGAGATTTTCTTGATGGATCAGGAATCGAGCATGATTTTGTTGAGATCAGGGAATCTACAGGTGAACAGTTATTTATACACTATAGCGATGGGCAGACTTTGATTTCTGAGATCAGACCAAGACTGTCAAAGGACGAGGCAGCTGTCTATCTGAGGCATTTTAAAGAAAATCTTAATACCTGTGAAATTACGTGTATCACAGGTACTGTTCCAAATAATCTTCCTGATGGTATGTTGGAGGAAATGCTCATAATGTCCAGACAGTTTGGAAGAAGATCCTTAGCAGCGTTAAAGGGAAGAGATGCTGCTCAGGCAGTGAAGGGTTCTCCCTACCTCATGGCACTTGATCTGGCTAGTCTTGAGAACATAACTCACCTTAAGCTTGAGTATGACTCTGAGATAATTAAGGCTTGCAGATATTTGCTGGATAAGGACATTGAGTATGTTTTCGTGGATCTAAGAGAGAAGGGAGCCCTGGTGCTTTCTGATGAAAAGGGCTACAGGGTAGATATTCCTTCAATCGGAAGGGAACACTGTAATACTAATTATGGTTATTTGCTCGCGGGAGTGGCATTGGGAATGATAAGAGGCTATGATGAGGAGACGATTTTCAGACTTGGTTCAGCAGCAAGTCTTATACATTGCTTCATAAGATCTGGAGAGGTCGACATGTCCGATATTAAGGGGCTTATGAATAAACTGGAGGTCAGAACCTTTAGAAATATATGA
- a CDS encoding ACT domain-containing protein gives MYEEYGLSGQLSAFVLKYADQKGIISKVSYILASHDVNIANMRVERTGDTAVMICEVDGFLSDETLAEITGLDEIKWYWSYKPDKNFEK, from the coding sequence ATGTATGAGGAGTATGGCCTTTCAGGCCAATTATCTGCATTTGTACTTAAGTATGCCGATCAAAAGGGTATAATAAGCAAGGTGAGTTACATTCTGGCTTCTCACGATGTAAATATTGCCAATATGAGAGTAGAAAGAACCGGCGATACAGCAGTCATGATATGTGAGGTGGATGGATTTTTAAGTGATGAAACATTGGCAGAAATAACCGGACTCGACGAGATTAAATGGTATTGGAGCTATAAGCCTGATAAAAATTTTGAAAAATAG